TACGAGGTCGTTCACACCGACGACGTCCCGAAGACGGATCTCTCGAAGATCGACGAGGTGCCGCCGGATCTCCAGATCCGGGCGATAGACGAGGTGCTTCCCACCGAGCACGTCCAGCTCAAGCTCTGGTACTTCGATCCCGGCGAGGAGATCCGATATCACGCCCACGCCGAACAGGAGGAGCTCTACTACGTCCTCGAGGGCGAGTTCTCGCTAAAACTCGGTCGATCGGGGGACGAAGCGTACGTCGAGGCCGGTCCGGGCACGTTCTGGATCGCGAAACCAGAAGTCGGACACGGGCATCGAAACGTCGGCGACGAGCGGGGCGTCGTCCTCGCGATCGGCGCACCCGCGGTCGAGGATCCCGGTCTCGACCCGCACGGCCTCGAGGACGAGTAGCGATCCCGGCGACGGGTCAAGCGCGGTTCGCGCCGGGGTCAAGCGTGATTCGTGCGGGGTCAGGCGTAGTTCGCGTCGAGGTAGTCGAGAATGCGTTCGGACTCCGGCATCGTGACCCCGCGCTCGTCGTCGACGATGACCGGAACCTGCCGCTGGCCCGAAATTCGCTTTACCTCGTCGCGTTTCGAGTGGAGTCCTTCGGTCCAGACGCTGTCGTAGTCGACCTCGAGTTCGTCGAGGCGGTCGGCGACGAGTTCGCAGTACGGACAGCCCTCGAGCTGATACAGGGTAACCATACCCGATCCTTCAGTTCGCGTCGACAAAAGCGTAGGTGTCGGCGTGCGGTGAAGCGGCGTTCTGCCGCCGAACGGAGGTTTTTGTCGCTTCGCGGGGGAATCGGGGTATGCCACCGCTCGAGGGAGACACCGTTCCGGCGTTCGAGGCACTGCTGTGCGACGGCGAGACGTTCCGCTCGACGGCGCTCTCAGAGGCGCTCGGGGACCGGGGCGGCGTCGTCGTCTGTACCGGCTTCGCGTTCAGCGCGATCGCCCAGAACTGGTGGAAACGGTTCGTCCGCGCCGGCTGGGGCGAGTTCGAGGACGTCTCGGTGC
The genomic region above belongs to Natronorubrum halophilum and contains:
- a CDS encoding cupin domain-containing protein; this encodes MEYEVVHTDDVPKTDLSKIDEVPPDLQIRAIDEVLPTEHVQLKLWYFDPGEEIRYHAHAEQEELYYVLEGEFSLKLGRSGDEAYVEAGPGTFWIAKPEVGHGHRNVGDERGVVLAIGAPAVEDPGLDPHGLEDE
- a CDS encoding glutaredoxin family protein, with amino-acid sequence MVTLYQLEGCPYCELVADRLDELEVDYDSVWTEGLHSKRDEVKRISGQRQVPVIVDDERGVTMPESERILDYLDANYA